One part of the Ziziphus jujuba cultivar Dongzao chromosome 2, ASM3175591v1 genome encodes these proteins:
- the LOC107419023 gene encoding cytochrome P450 78A5, with translation MLWESCYLFIPRTGFSSVQSFEIFFSLLLFVSIISFCFSPGGLAWSLSKSRVQVKTRTAIPGPSGLPLLGSVFAFTGSLTHRVLAKLVKTHKAKSLMAFSVGFTRFAISSQPETAKELLNNSAFADRPVKESAYELLFHRAMGFAPFGDYWRKLRRISATHLFSPKRIASLAGFRGDIGMKMVEKMKELMERNGEVEVRKVLHFGSLNNVMMSVFGKSYEFGDEDDHEGIELDGLVKEGYDLLGIFNWSDHFPLLGFLDLQGVRKRCKKLVLKVNDFVGKIIEEHRAKRGSNQNVRRNFVGGAGDENGDFVDVLLDLGKENGFTDSDMIAVLWEMIFRGTDTVAILLEWILARMILHPEIQTKAQLEIDTVVGNHRSVSDLDLPNLPYIQAIVKETLRMHPPGPLLSWARLAIHDTHISDHFIPAGTTAIVNMWSITHDEQIWSEPNEFNPERFIKEDVSILGSDLRLAPFGSGRRVCPGKAMGLATVELWVAQLLQSFKWTPSNSGVDLSEILKLSMEMKHCLVCKTFPRV, from the exons atgttGTGGGAGTCTTGTTATCTTTTCATACCAAGAACTGGGTTTTCCTCAGTTCAAAGCTTcgaaatctttttctctctcctcctgtTCGTTTCCATCATATCTTTCTGTTTCTCTCCCGGAGGTCTTGCTTGGTCTCTGTCCAAATCTCGAGTCCAAGTCAAGACTCGAACCGCCATTCCCGGACCTTCTGGTCTTCCTCTTCTCGGTTCGGTTTTTGCTTTCACAGGCTCTTTAACTCACAGAGTTCTTGCCAAGCTTGTTAAAACTCACAAAGCCAAGTCATTAATGGCATTCTCTGTTGGTTTCACTCGTTTCGCTATCTCGAGTCAGCCCGAAACAGCAAAAGAGCTTCTAAACAACTCCGCTTTTGCCGATCGACCCGTTAAGGAATCGGCTTACGAGCTTCTCTTCCACAGAGCAATGGGTTTTGCTCCTTTTGGAGATTACTGGAGAAAACTAAGGAGAATCTCAGCTACCCATTTGTTCAGCCCAAAGAGAATCGCTTCTTTGGCCGGTTTTCGGGGAGATATTGGTATGAAAATGGTTGAAaaaatgaaggagttgatggaGAGAAATGGAGAGGTTGAAGTTAGGAAGGTTTTGCATTTTGGGTCTTTGAATAATGTTATGATGAGTGTGTTTGGAAAAAGCTATGAGTTTGGTGATGAGGATGATCATGAAGGAATTGAGCTTGATGGGTTAGTGAAGGAAGGGTATGATTTGCTTGGGATTTTCAATTGGAGTGATCATTTTCCTTTACTGGGTTTCTTGGATTTGCAAGGGGTGAGGAAAAGATGCAAGAAACTGGTTCTCAAAGTGAATGATTTTGTTGGCAAAATCATTGAAGAACATAGGGCGAAAAGGGGTAGTAATCAGAATGTAAGAAGGAACTTTGTTGGTGGTGCTGGTGATGAGAACGGTGATTTTGTTGATGTTTTGCTTGATTTAGGGAAGGAAAATGGATTCACTGATTCTGATAtgattgctgttttgtgg gAAATGATTTTCAGAGGGACTGATACAGTTGCAATCCTCTTGGAGTGGATACTTGCAAGAATGATTCTCCATCCGGAAATTCAAACCAAGGCACAGTTGGAAATTGACACCGTCGTCGGTAATCACCGATCGGTTTCGGATTTGGACCTCCCTAACCTCCCTTACATCCAAGCCATAGTGAAAGAAACACTTAGAATGCACCCACCAGGTCCACTCCTCTCATGGGCTAGGCTTGCCATCCATGACACACATATAAGCGACCACTTCATTCCGGCTGGCACGACCGCCATTGTTAATATGTGGTCGATAACTCACGACGAGCAGATCTGGTCCGAACCGAATGAGTTCAACCCGGAAAGATTCATCAAGGAAGATGTATCCATTTTGGGGTCCGATCTCAGGTTAGCTCCTTTTGGTTCTGGAAGAAGGGTTTGTCCTGGTAAAGCTATGGGATTAGCTACTGTTGAGCTTTGGGTTGCTCAGTTGCTTCAGAGCTTCAAATGGACGCCTTCAAATTCTGGGGTTGATTTGTCTGAGATCTTGAAACTTTCCATGGAGATGAAGCACTGTTTGGTTTGCAAGACTTTTCCTAGGGTTTAA